A single window of Myripristis murdjan chromosome 21, fMyrMur1.1, whole genome shotgun sequence DNA harbors:
- the LOC115380176 gene encoding serine/threonine-protein kinase pim-2-like, giving the protein MACRSLQAFHSPPSPASRRLLGRKTQTCPARIQRHHEVGNILPVEDAPADRRSAKTKRKATSDKSLQGEAKRIKGKSLEPHAQLAEEVQAGAAAPNSNTAPFCSELPNRTLSRDEFQAKYLQTQPLGKGGFGSVFAGFRIADYLPVAIKHINKDKVICTPKLVDGKLYQFPLEVELLLQVGAGAGPSGSSAAVTLLDWFYMEQQLILVMERPFPSVDLHHYLAAHGGFVNENRAKLLMRQLVDAAIEIHTKGVFHRDLKPRNILMDIRSQLPCVRLIDFGCGATLHEGLYTEHRGTFYYTPPEWFRFRCCSAGPTTVWQLGVVLFEMLFSYRPFKTESQIIHSHLVFGDEVSQECQHFLSQCLAKSPESRPTLEQLRLHPWLR; this is encoded by the exons ATGGCCTGCAGGTCTCTGCAGGCCTTTCACTCTCCACCTTCTCCTGCCTCCAGGAGACTTCTGG GCAGGAAGACACAGACCTGCCCAGCCAGGATCCAGAGGCATCATGAAGTGGGCAACATCCTCCCAGTGGAGGACGCCCCAGCTGACAGGAGGTCAGCCAAAACAAAGAGGAAGGCCACCTCTGACAAAAGCCTGCAGGGAGAAGCCAAGAGGATTAAGGGGAAGAGCCTAGAGCCTCATGCTCAGTTAGCAGAGGAAGTTCAGGCTGGAGCAGCTGCACCCAACAGCAACACTGCCCCCTTCTGCTCTGAGCTCCCCAACAGGACTCTCAGCAGAG atgaatTTCAGGCCAAATACTTGCAGACGCAGCCTCTTGGTAAAGGAGGCTTTGGATCAGTGTTTGCTGGCTTCCGCATCGCAGACTATTTGCCT GTTGCTATTAAACACATCAACAAAGACAAGGTGATCTGCACACCAAAG CTGGTCGATGGGAAGCTGTATCAGTTCCCcctggaggtggagctgcttTTACAAGTGGGAGCAGGAGCGGGGCCGTCGGGCAGCAGCGCAGCAGTGACGCTGCTCGACTGGTTTTACATGGAGCAGCAACTCATCCTGGTCATGGAGAGGCCATTTCCCTCCGTAGACCTTCACCACTACCTCGCTGCCCATGGCGGCTTCGTGAACGAGAACCGGGCCAAG CTTCTCATGAGGCAGCTTGTAGACGCTGCCATCGAAATCCACACCAAGGGAGTGTTTCACCGTGACCTGAAACCCCGAAACATCCTCATGGACATCAGGTCACAGCTCCCGTGCGTCCGCCTCATCGACTTCGGCTGTGGCGCCACACTACACGAAGGACTCTACACCGAGCACCGAG GAACCTTCTATTACACCCCACCAGAGTGGTTTAGGTTCAGGTGCTGCAGTGCAGGTCCCACCACAGTGTGGCAGCTGGGGGTGGTGCTCTTTGAGATGCTCTTCTCATACAGGCCCTTTAAGACCGAGAGCCAAATCATCCACAGCCACCTTGTCTTTGGGGATGAGGTGTCCCAGG AGTGCCAGCATTTTTTGAGCCAGTGTCTGGCCAAGAGCCCTGAGAGCCGTCCCACCCTGGAGCAGCTGAGGCTCCACCCCTGGCTGCGTTGA